In Aethina tumida isolate Nest 87 chromosome 2, icAetTumi1.1, whole genome shotgun sequence, the DNA window GTAGATCACCTACACAAAAACCTGGtccataataaaaacaaaattaatagtgcGAACAATcttaataaagttatattttgtaataaaattaaaatgcttttataatttaaatgtcaaaatttatttatgcatcTCACAACTTGATAGGGTAAGAGGAGAAAGGAAAAGCAACaaactaaaatgtttttattcaaataaatatttacatataaatgctaatattttttataaactaacatAGATAACACAGCCCTATTCTAACGGGGAAGAAGTGTACAATATGGGGTACTGGGTCtcgaaaaatatagaaattggtGTGGTTGTTTCGACtactttgtttatattatacttcTGCTTTGTATATACatgattattatcaataaatttatcctCATCAGTGAcatgtttgaaattaatactCGTTAACATTTCGAATGATTGCTTTATATCTGCGATGTCCTGTctcattttcaatatttctagTCGTAATTCTGCATTTGCTAGTTGCAATTGAGTTGCTGATAGTGCACTTATTTCTGACACCTTAGTTTCTTCGGtgtccatttttaatttactattaaatttgtctttagGATTTacagcaatatttttttcagtggGTGTGTTCGTATTCGTTAATGTAAATGTTTGTGGCGACGAACAGCATACAAATGGCTCATTTacaacttcaaatttatttattccatattcgACGTTTTTATCATTGGAGGGTTTTGTTGAGGTTGTAGTTGGAGAAAACATTTGTACAAATGGTTTTTGAGTTGACTGAATTAGTCGGTTGATAAATGGATGAGTTGAAGTTTCATCTGAGCCATTCTCATTATTTCCTTCATCATAATTAGACCGAGAGTGTCGACTCGGTGAAAAAATCtgtgaaaatgttttttgagtTGTAAGACTTAGCCTATCAGTAACAGGTGAGTCGGCAACTTGGGGTGGAAGTTTCCCTTCACTATCCACAAATTTGGACTCGGTAGTCATCTCAAGTGGGTCCTTCCTACTTGTGGAAGCTGTTACTTCATTCATTTCGGTAACCACgtctaattttctattaagttTTGCTCTGGAATTTACCTCAATATTATTGTCAGATGAATTGTTCGTTCCCCTTAATGGAAGTATTCGTAGCGACGTCGTGGGATAAGATATAAATGGTTCTCTTGTAAATTCAAGTTCATGTTTATCTTTTTCATCATCATTAGACTGATTTATTGTGGTTGGATTGGGTGAAAAAATTTGTAGAAATGATTTTTGGGTTGTATGACTTAATCCATTAGAAAAAGGTGATTTAGTATCTTGACTGCCATCAAGGCTAGACTGGATAGTCATCCCAAGTAGGCTCTCTGTATTCACACTTGTGGACTCCGTCATCATTTCTAATTTGTTATCAACCTTTTCTGTAGAATTTGtctcaatattattttctgtaaaaGGGTACATTTCCGTTAATGGAAGTATTTGGAGTGGCATTTGGGTTGTATGAATTAACCGGCTGATAAATGGTTCACTTGTAGTTCCAAATTCATTTACTCCATATTCTTCAGCTACTTCATCATTGGAGGAAATTACTGAGGTTGTGCTGGGTGATAATTTTGGGGTggtatgatttaaattattgaaaaaatgtgattCGGTAACCTGATAATGAATATTTCCTCCACCATCGTCAAATCTTATGTGGGTAGTCGTCGTAAGTGGGTTCACTCTATTTACTCTTGTGGATTCTGTTACTCTATTTCCTTCAGCAACCATTTGTAATTCACTGTTAACCTTTTCtgcaatattattttcagtagAAGAGTTTGTTTTAGTTGGAAAATTATCTCCTTTAAATTGATTTCCTAAATCTTGACTaggtaaaaaaaattgtagaaatgAGTTTAGAGTTGTATAATTAAGCCAATTATAAATAGGAATTTCTGTAACTTGAGGGTCACTTACTACTTTACTGTCGTCAACCCTAGAGTGGGTAGTCGTCTTGGTCAGATCGTCTGTAGTAATATTTGTGGATTCCTCCGATAATATATCTTCTTTAATAacgtattgatatttttcagaTGGCAAATTGAATTTGTCAGCTTGCTGTTCCAATATCACATCTGGGTCCGTCTTAATTTCTCCAATCTTGTTAGTTAAACtcaccattttatttaattttattaaatctggaTTTACATCTGAGTTGTTGATATTATCAAAAGGTGAAACGGTAACTTCACTGTCAATTTTTTCTCCTTTGTCGCCAAACATTGACTGGGTACTCATCTCAAGTACGTTTTCTATATTCATACTTGTGAATTCTGTTTCTTCTGGTAATGTATCTTCTATTTTTCCTTCTTTGTCGTCCAATATTGACTGGGTAGTTATCTCAAGTACTTTTTCTATATTCATACTTGTGAACACTGTTTCTTCTGGTAACATATCTTCTATTATTCCTTCTTTATCATCCAAGATTGACTGGGTAGTTATCTCAAGTACATTTTCTATATTCATACTTGTGAATTCTGTTTCTTCTGGTAATTTATCATGTTGATTTACCTCTTGACTTTTTCCAGACAAGAGTGACATGTTAGGTTTAGTAGTTTGATCAGATGTATCTGTCTTAATTCCTCCAATTTTGAAGACTGAACGCATCGTTTtatgtaatttcattaaatctgGACTTACATATGAGTTCCTAATATTGTGGTCGATGAGTGAAAGTGGAATTACTTGTGATGAATCCTTTGGTGTATAACTAAACTGAGCGATAAAGAAGGGTCGTGTAGTCACCACGTTAGTAACaattaatactataataatCTTTAGCATCTTTGCTCAAAGGAAAAACTGTGACTGAGatatgtttagtttttaatatactttttaacttaacacattaaactatcattaaaaacagtttcacatcaaaacattttaaagttaCATTAATTGAGTTTTTATGTATCTAAAATAGGAACAGGATTATGTTGTCaaattactttcaattattgattaaaataaatattaatttatattaaaaagtcattaaacaatgtcattattttttttaattcatgtgATTAGGTTGCAGGTTGTCTTGAAAGTTTGTTTGGTTGATTTGTTCATCAATTAACAGTAGTACatcacaaacatttataattttctcttttatttaactCTTTACAagtataattcaataatttataatgtacaaAAGGAGTTGGTGATGGTGAGTtagtgataaattttattatctaacaATGGCGATGcaacaaataacataaaaagtgGGGGTAACAGTTTCATAATATTCATCAGATTTGTCTTACTTAGGCCACAGGCTTAGGTACTCACTACGTCTTTATCTAAACTTCTATTTCCATCATCTTCTGTAAAGAGACTTCCTGACTGGGTGGAACTTCATAGtcaattatttctttagtGTGGTTAAATTTTGGCTGGGTCGTAGTCTTGAGTAGGTCCTTTGTATTCATACTTGTAGATTGTAAaggtaatacttttttaatcatgtcttgatttttttcaaacacGTGTTTGTCAGTCTGATGATGTTCCAATCTTAGAGATGGATTCGTcttattttttccaatatacatgcttaaatataacatttccTTAAATTCTGTTAAACCTGGATTTACGTGTGAGATCCTGGTACTGTAAAAAGGTGGATTCGTAACTTGATCTTCATCTTTTCCTTCACTGTCGtcaatttgtttttcagtttcatCTAAACAATACactaaagtaaaaattgttagaaaTATTAGGAGACACTTCATTATTAAAGGCTTTTGCtttaatgacaaaatttaatatttacttggtttatatAACtaccaaattattatttaagtacgACATTTATGTGTGGGCATTTTGACCCAATGAAGTACTAATATTTGGAATTTCCTTCcactttatatataattttattctcattAGGGACATTTTGAGAATGATGTGACGTATAACATAAATGAGAAATTATATTGTGATAAATAACTGGTGCTATAAtagagaaattatatttttcattaattattatataattttgtatttataagaaatataaacacaattaaattaattagactataactttaaaatgcgaattttatttaaaatttcttgttgtcgttaacttatataatttccattttagccattaataatcaattagtaattaatttaccatttatttttaaatatttaacacattttctTGGAATGAGAGTAGAGTATACATGTGATTTACCAGCATCTGACATAACCCTGaagagataaaattaatgtactgCATTACATTACAGTAGAACCATTACAACAGATTCAGAGAGAGTATTCAATTTActcttaaaattatgtataatactTACGAATATGTGTTAACTTACCTACTTCTTATTCTTATATCAGTTTTGTTGCAGGGAATAACATTGGGTAATTCAAAGAcggtcattttaaataaaataaactttattttacatatttacacaGCATAAAATCAGTTCTCTCTTTACCATGGGTGAACGGAGTGTACAGCTGGCACGTGAGCGGCGTAGGAAATTGGAGCGGAGTAAGCCAAAGCTGGGGCGGCGACAACGGCTGGGGCGGCGTAGGCAGCTACGATTGGCTTGCTGATGACATCCTTCCTGTAGGTGCTGCTGACGGCGGCCGGAACGGCGACGCTGTGGGAAACGGCTACTGGAGCAGCTACAGCCACTGGAGCGGACACTGCCAATGGGGCGGCCAAAGCGGAGTATCCCAAGTGTCCGCCGAGGTATCCTGGTTTGGCTACGGCCACGGCTACGAGAGCGAACAACACCAccaatttgaacattttgatattttttggtCTGTGTTGCGAGTCTGAAGACTGACTGACAAATACTGATGATTTGACCGGGTTTGTGCTGAATATTTATAGTACTGACATTGAACAATGAATTTGAGGAAATCAAAATTCATAGCGACGCAGTGCTGAATGGAATCTCTTACTTTCAGTTTCATATTGTTGGATGTGTAACCTTGAACATGaagtattacaataatttatgtatttgtttCTCTAGAATTGACcagataattttgtttttgagaaCTATATTAGACgttctattttgttttttgtacaGTAACACTTTTTTGGTTCCGATTAGTCattctgttattaatttaaccagGACCTTAactaatactaaattattcatcattgaaattaaatataaatttaataacaacgaagaaaattgacataatgattatttaatgttacaaGTGTCTGGTACATATAAGAAGTTCAAAATGTAGGTTATAATCAcaacaatttgaatttaataacaatgaagaaaattgatataatgataatttaattgttagaaGTGTCtggtatatataaattcaaaatgtaaGTTATAATCTCAACAATTTAGGTATaagaataaagtttatatgttatacagggtgtccctAAATGATCTATACAGAATTCTACCACCAATTCTTAAGTTGAGAATTGATCGATTTGCCTTACCATAgtacaaatttttttcaattaaggaGATACAGgacaataaagtaaataatttattcttgattttctttatgttttattgataGATCACCCTCATGAAACTtatgaaagttttttaatgtgaaaaatttaattgttgaaaattttgatgtacgacataaaatgtatgtaaaatgtACTGTAAACTGACCTAATTTTTTTGCCATTCACTGTACATGTTTCTGGAATATCAATAccttttgttaatattcttAGCAATagttcaacataaaaatacaattaaaggacataataaaacattgaaaatttttaattaattattaattaattaatataaaaatatcattgtaaaaatatttaaactgaataattttgataccCTGTAAAGATCTTCATAAATGTCAACTTTTATactaagataaaaataagtaatcaaatgttatattttacctCGAAAATTTGTGGTAGAATTCTGA includes these proteins:
- the LOC109604133 gene encoding cuticle protein 38-like — its product is MFKLVVLFALVAVAVAKPGYLGGHLGYSALAAPLAVSAPVAVAAPVAVSHSVAVPAAVSSTYRKDVISKPIVAAYAAPAVVAAPALAYSAPISYAAHVPAVHSVHPW